In Nostoc punctiforme PCC 73102, the genomic stretch ACAGACGGATAATTTACCCCAAAGCCAAAACCCAAGAAAACGAAGATGCTAAACGAAGTCAGATAGAATAGCCAACCTGACCACCCTGAAGTAATCCAGCGTGCAAAGTAAATCAAATTGACTTTGAATTGCTGCGATCGCTGACTACGTAGTTTCACTTGCTTCTGTTGGGCCTCAATCCATTGCTGAGATTCATTGAGTTTGTTCAAAGCTATTTGGGTTGCCCGAAGCTTGGCTTTTTCCTCAATAATTTTGTGCGCTTTGACCTCAATAGTATGCTTTTCCTCATCTATTCTGATCTTGACCCATTCTCCAATGTCGGCGGCAAGCTCATTAAAGGCGGCTGCGGCTGGAATACTGGGGAAATCGGCTTTTTTCCCATGACCTTAGCTCTAAACGCCTCTCGTAGTTGCTGCCATTCCTGTTGAAAAGCAGGTGATTTCATCTCCTCTAATAAAGACTGCAAATACAACTTGGGCAACCCAGCCATATCACCCTTGGCCTTCTGTCGCACCATTTCTCTAATTAACTCTCGCTCCTCCTCACCCAATAAAGCCGTAGTATCTCCAAGCTGTTGCAGAAGTTCATCTGTATCTACATCTGGTGTCGAGTTATTCAGCCCGAAATATTGTGCAACCTCCTCAAAGGATTTGCGTTGATTTTTGATTAAATCGCAAGCCTCAAAGAAGCGATCGCACTCAGCTTGGTTATATTCATCCTGGTCTTGGAGTCCACAAGCTTGCAAAATTGAGAGAGATTCACCCAGCGAAATTTTAGTGCCTACTCGTTCTTTAGCCCTACATAACAATGCAGAGATATCTAGAGGTTCAGCAGTAGGTTCATTTTTCTCATGTTTAGATTTTTTGACTTTAGGTTTTGGGCTAGTTTCTGGTTGCCCCTTGACTTCTAATTCTTGTTGAAGTAAACCCGTAGCCTGTTGGTAGTCAGAGACACGCTCAGAAGTAAAGTATTGACGGATAGTATCAAAACCAGATTGAATCTCTTCATCTGCATATTCATTACAATCGGTAGACAACCCACAGGCGCTGAGAGTGGCATTCACATCTTCCACAGAGAGCGAATAAAGATTTTGCAGAGCTTCTTTAGTGTATGGCATGATTGTTAACTCCTACTTGAATGCTTCTTCTAGTAGCTCGTCATTTTCAAGGCTCATTACTGATGTCAAATTTTGCTCACCATCACTTTTTACGTGAGTGGGCACAGATTTGGATGTATAAACATCGACATTGGGATCAAGGTCAGTATCAGAATGAGAAGAATTGCCCAGCATCCCTTGATTCCCTAACTCATTTTCCAAACCAAAAGCTTGGGCTAAATAAATAATTTGTTGTTGCAATTGGTAGATTGCAGTTCTGGCTTTCAGCTTCAAGTCAGCATCACTGAATCCCCCAGACCACTTACAGGCTAAAGGATACCAAAAAGCCACGAGCGCCCAGGTAATCATATTTTGGCGCGGGAACTCAAGAAACTTATTCTTGGGACTGAGATATTTAATCAGCGTGATATAAGGAGAATTGACACTAATTTGAAAGCGAAAATCGACTTGTTCAGGCATGAGTCGTCATCCTTTCAGAAGTTCCACACAGGTAATAGAAGAGTCCGTAATTATCTGTCAGCCGAAATTCCAATCCATTACGGGACACATCAGCTAAAAAGTTACGGTTAATTTGTGCTTCCAGTTCGTTACACCAGATTTTCTCAGTGTGCGGCAACAGACTATTTAACTCACGAGATAAATAGTGGGCTGTACCACCAGCAAATATCATCTCGTCCACATCAGAGGGGATGCGACTACGCAACCAACTAAAAAGACTAATCCAGTATTCCTCTCGTGCAGTTGCTACTGCTGACCTAATTTGAGAAAGTTCTGTATCTCGTAAACCAGGGTCTTGAACCCGGACTAAGTGAGCTAAAGCCTTAGTGCTGATTTTAGAACCAGCCTTAGAAATAGCCTGAGCCAACTTCAGAGCCTTCTGTCCAGATACCAAACGTTGCACACAGCCAACTAACTTGTTGAATCCTAAATCTTCGGTAACGCCTTGAGAAATCATACCTCTGTCCATAATCAGCAAAGAGATATTGCGATAACCAATCATCACCACGGCGATTTTGCGTTCTTTGAGACTGGAACCGGGAGCGCGTCCCCGTGAAATCAAACCAAAACCTTCTGGACGACAGAGGAAACTTTCCAACTCAAACGAGCGTTCCACACCGCGAAACCGAAAACCAGCCAGAGCTTCAGTTACTAATTGTTCAAATAATTTGCGGTCTTCGTACTCACCGTAAGGCAACAGCACCCCTAAACGGATACTTGCGCCATTAGAAAGAGAGTTTTTTTGTGCAAGAGCGCCTACAAGAGCCAAAGTCTTGTAAAGAGCAAGTTCAAACTTTGGTTCAGAAAGTTTTAAATCTGCATAGAATCGGTCTTGGGCAAGGAAACCAACAGCCCGATATTGTCCTTTGTACTCAACCCAAGCAGAATTTTCAGCAGCCGGACTACCAACACAGCTTGACTCGTAAGCTACAAGACTGGCTTTAGGAACTTGGGCAACTTCCGGTTCCATCAGTAGTAGTTCCGGGTGGAAGGATTTGAGAGTATAGAAAATCTTGCTCAGGGATGAACCTGGATCAAATGCAATTGTTAAATCTGCCATCGCTATTTGCTTGGCTGAAACCCTTTAATTATTAAACAACAAACTGCCAAAAAAAAGGCAAAATTAAGGAATTTTACAAAAAGGTAAATATAAGGAATTTCAATGGTAAATCAATGGCATTTCAATGGCAAATACAAGGAATAATTCCATCCGATTTCCGTAAAAAACAGGAAAATTGGAAATTTTCCGCTATTCAGGAAAAAATAAGGTAAATCAATGGCATTACCAAGGTATTTATAAGGTAGTGGTAAGGTAAATATAAGGATTTTGGCTTTGAAAACCCAGTTTACCAAAGGGATTTCTCCCTCTGGACTCCCTCCGAAAAATTCTCGCACAGTACGCAAAAAAGTTTTGCCCGAAATTTGAAGTAGATTTAGAATTGGAGTAGGCGAAGAAAACCTGTATTAAGTAATATTAAAAATTGCATTACTCGATACTACAGAAAGTAACTTCCACGCTTTTAAAAGCAAAAGCGCATCAAATGATGTCGATGTGTTTCTGGAGTAATAGCCATTATTGGAGTAGCTGCCCATCTCCAAGAAAAAAATCTTCTCCTGTAGTGATTCGGGTAGCTTATTTTAAAAAAGTCAATTGGGTGGGGTTTAACTTTTGTAAATACCATGCAGAGGCGGTGAAAATATTCAGAACCCTACCAGCCAATGACAGATTTTTTTATGAGATTAAGTTGAACTGTTATGCTGCATTCAACGTGTGGTGTATTGATGGTAAGCACTTTGAAAAACTAATAAGCGAACTTAACAATTATGTGGATATAGGGCTTGAATTTATAATTAGCACTCCCGATCAAGTCCCCGAACTGTTTCAAGCACTAAACCTGACATTCTATGAAAGGAGTGTTCAGTGTTAACAGGCAAAAACTCAGAACCACAGCAAGCAGTACATTACTTCATGGAAGGATATTACCAGGAGGGTACTTCACGCTGGTCTGGGAAAGGTGCGAAAAAATTGGGACTAGCAGGAGCAGTAGATTGCCAAGAAACTTTTTCTAACATCGTCAATGGGCGATCTCCTGACGGCAGCCAAAACCTGTGTGCTAGAAAGTTAGACTCATCGCAACGTCGAGCGGCTACTGACTTTACATTTTCTGCACCGAAAAGTGTCAGCTTGCAAGCGTTAGTAAATGGGGATGAAAGGCTGATTACTGCTCATCAGTTAGCCGTACAAAAGACTTTAGAACTGATTGAAGAACGTTATAGTTACACCAGAGCCACAACCCAAAATGGGCAGCAACTGATCCGGACTAACAACTTAGTAGTCGCGGAGTTTGACCATATTGAAACCAGGGAACTAGACCCGCATCTACATACTCATGCCCTGGTCATGAATATGACACAGCTAGACAATGGTAAATGGTACAGTCTTTTAAATGATGAGATTTTTAAAAACAAGAAATTTCTGGGTATGGTGTACCAAAACTACCTAGCAGTGGAGGTACAAAAATTAGGGTATGAGGTGGAAGCTAGGAATCATGGGCAGTTTGAAATCAAAGGATTTCGAGAAGAGGATTTAAAGGAGTTTTCTAAACGAAGGCAACAGATATTAAATTCAGCAGGGGAAAATGCAACCTGGACAGAGCGTGAAGCGGCTTGGACTGCTACCCGCAACCTAAAGCAGAAAATTAACCCTATTGAGTTAAAAGCCAAGTGGAGAGAAGAAGCGGCAGCATTGGGGATCAAGTTTGTACAGCCTCTTGAGGCACAGCCGGAACTAAAACCCCGGTTAGTGAGCTATGAAAATTTAGAAGATGCGATCGCTCACTGTTCGGAAAGAAATGTCGCTTTCACCCAGGAAGATTTAGAAAAATTCATCTTAAACCAAGGGCTTGCGACGGAAGTTAGTCAAATTGAACCGCTAGTTAAAGCTAACCCGGAATTACTCAGCCTGTCTCAAGAAAACCGCGACTTTAC encodes the following:
- a CDS encoding ParM/StbA family protein, which codes for MADLTIAFDPGSSLSKIFYTLKSFHPELLLMEPEVAQVPKASLVAYESSCVGSPAAENSAWVEYKGQYRAVGFLAQDRFYADLKLSEPKFELALYKTLALVGALAQKNSLSNGASIRLGVLLPYGEYEDRKLFEQLVTEALAGFRFRGVERSFELESFLCRPEGFGLISRGRAPGSSLKERKIAVVMIGYRNISLLIMDRGMISQGVTEDLGFNKLVGCVQRLVSGQKALKLAQAISKAGSKISTKALAHLVRVQDPGLRDTELSQIRSAVATAREEYWISLFSWLRSRIPSDVDEMIFAGGTAHYLSRELNSLLPHTEKIWCNELEAQINRNFLADVSRNGLEFRLTDNYGLFYYLCGTSERMTTHA